The nucleotide sequence AGGAACTCGGGAACCCAGCGTCCCGAGTCCTTGACCTCTTCGACACGCGCCAGTGCGGCGGGGCTCATGAGCGCAACCCATAACCCGCCGTCAGCAGCAAAGCACTTCTGCGGCGCGAAGTAGTAAACGTCAGCATCGGTGATGGTCACGGGAAGCCCGCCCGCCCCCGATGTGGCGTCGATCGCGACTAGAGCGTTCTCAGACCCAGTTGGACGGGTCACAGGGACCGCGACGCCGGTTGATGTCTCGTTGTGTGCCCAGCCGATGAGGTCGACGGACGGGTCGGACGTCGGCTCTGGAGCGGTGCCAGGCTCAGAGCTCACCACGATTGGCTCATCCAGGAACGGTGCATTCTTAGCCACTGAGGCGAACTTGTTGCTGAATTCGCCGTAGGTCAAGTGCAGCGACTTCTCGCGGATCAGCCCGAAAGCGGCAGCATCCCAGAACGCGGTGGTTCCACCGTTGCCGAGGATGACTTCGTAACCATCAGGCAGCGAGAATAGGGAGCGCAGCCCCTCGCGAACACGTCCGACCACATTCTTGACGGGCGGCTGCCGGTGGCTGGTACCGAAAACCGACGCACCAATGTCGACGAGCGACAGCAGCTGGTCCGGCCGCACCTTGGATGGCCCGCAGCCGAATCGGCCATCCGCCGGCTTGAGCTCGTCGGGAATGGTGATACCGGGAGTGCCGGTGGTATCAGTCACGTCCTCGCCGTCCTTACTAGAAGTATCTCGATGTTGATCGGTTATCAGATTGCGGATCTAGCCTAGTATGCGCCGCAAAAATCCCTGCTGCGGCTGGTCTGTCAGCTCGCCCCAGCCCTCAACCTGCTCCGGCGTCCGCGCTTCGGGGCCGACGTATAGGGCGGCGGGGCGGACAAGTTTCCCAAGGCGCTTTTGTTCCATGATGTGCGCACACCAGCCGGCGGTACGGGCACACGTGAACATCGCGGGCATCATGTGCGGCGGCACTCCTGCGAAGTCGAGGATGACCGCCGCCCAGAACTCGACGTTCGTTTCGATGGCGCGGTCGGGGCGACGCTCCCGCAGTTCAGTGAGGGCAGCGTGCTCCAGTGCGGCAGCGGCTTCAAAACGTGGAGCATTGAGGGCCTTGCATGTTGCGCGGAGCACGCGGGCACGTGGGTCCTCGGCGCGGTACACGCGGTGCCCGAATCCCATGAGCCGTTCCTTGCGGTCGAGGATTCCCTTAACCATCGTGCGGGGGTCCCCGCTGCGTTCCGCTTCATCGATCATGGGCAGCACACGCGCGGGAGCGCCGCCGTGCAGCGGACCGGACATTGCGCCGATCGCGCCGGACAGGCTCGCGGCTACATCCGCGCCTGTGGATGCGATAACGCGAGCGGTAAAGGTGGAGGCGTTTAGACCGTGCTCAGCGGCGGAAACCCAGTACGCGTCGATCGCCTTGATGTGGTCGGGGTCGGGCTCACCCTTCCACCGCGTCATGAACCGTGCCGTCACAGTCGGGCATTCGTCGATTATCTTCTGGGGCACCGCAGGCTGGTAGATGCCCCGGGCGGACTGCGCGACGTAGGAGAGCGCCATCACTGAGGCGCGGGCAAGCTGCTCGCGGGCTGTCTCGTCGTCGATGTCGAGAA is from Hoyosella subflava DQS3-9A1 and encodes:
- the serC gene encoding phosphoserine transaminase yields the protein MTDTTGTPGITIPDELKPADGRFGCGPSKVRPDQLLSLVDIGASVFGTSHRQPPVKNVVGRVREGLRSLFSLPDGYEVILGNGGTTAFWDAAAFGLIREKSLHLTYGEFSNKFASVAKNAPFLDEPIVVSSEPGTAPEPTSDPSVDLIGWAHNETSTGVAVPVTRPTGSENALVAIDATSGAGGLPVTITDADVYYFAPQKCFAADGGLWVALMSPAALARVEEVKDSGRWVPEFLSLPIAVDNSVKNQTYNTPAVATLLLFANQIEWLLANGGLDWAVKRTADSSSRLYDWASNSSFATPFVTDPKNRSQVVGTIDFSDEVDAAAVAKILRANGIVDTEPYRKLGRNQLRVGMFPAIDPDDVSQLTKCVDYVVEKLS
- a CDS encoding citrate synthase 2; translation: MAAELPEGFSPGLEGVLAFTTEIAEPDKDGGALRYRGVDIEDLVGRGVTFGDVWALLVDGRFGHGLPPAEPFPLPVHTGDVRVDVQAGLAMLAPIWGYQPLLDIDDETAREQLARASVMALSYVAQSARGIYQPAVPQKIIDECPTVTARFMTRWKGEPDPDHIKAIDAYWVSAAEHGLNASTFTARVIASTGADVAASLSGAIGAMSGPLHGGAPARVLPMIDEAERSGDPRTMVKGILDRKERLMGFGHRVYRAEDPRARVLRATCKALNAPRFEAAAALEHAALTELRERRPDRAIETNVEFWAAVILDFAGVPPHMMPAMFTCARTAGWCAHIMEQKRLGKLVRPAALYVGPEARTPEQVEGWGELTDQPQQGFLRRILG